CAGCCACACCGGTACGGGTACGTTCAAAGGTTTTCATGGCCAGAATAAATCCCTGACCTTCTCCGCCTACCAGATTTTCTTTCGGAACTTCCACATCTTCAAAAATGAATTCCGTCTGGACAGATGCTCTTTGTCCCATTTTTTTCAGGTTCGAAACAATTTTAACCCCCGGCGATTTGGTCGGTACCACAAAAGCGCTCAAACTACGGGCCCCTTTTTGGGGATCAACCATAGCAAAAACCGTGATGAATTCCGACACCGCACCATTGGTGATAAAACGCTTGTGTCCGTTCAGAATATATTTGTCTCCGTGAAGGATTGCTGTGGAACGAATACCAGCCACATCCGAACCGGCATTGGGCTCAGTGAGTGCATAAGCAGCCACTCCCTGGCTTTCCACAATCTGTCCAAAAAATCTTTTTTTCTGTTCTTCACTGGCACCCAACAACAAAGGAGTTAAAGCCAATGTATTGGCATCCATACAAATTCCGATTCCCACACAGCCGGCTCCCAGCTCTTCCGAAGCCAGTGCACTTTCAAAAATATTATGTCCGTGTCCGCCATATTCCACCGGAATCGGGCCATTCATCAAACCTTCAGCATAGGCTTTTTTGACAATATCCCACGGAAATTCTGCTGACTCATCATATTTTCGTGCATTGGGAACCAATTCACGCTGAGCAAAATCTCTTACTTTCTCTTGTAATTCAATTTGTTTGGGTTCTAACGAAAAATCTACCATACTTTTAATTTTATTTTGTTAAACAATATTTGCTGTTTTTGAGTTAAAGCGGAACAAAAATAAACTTTCCACAGAATTTTTCCTACTTTCGTTCGTGTTTTTACTGTAGTATTCTATAAATCCGTGCTTTCGATGTCCGAAAATATATACATAAAAGGGTATGCCGTTTATCTCCGTCTTGAGAGAGCCTTGTCTGACAACACGGTAGATGCTTATCTTCATGATGTAAAATTGCTGTTCTCTTTTCTGGAATCGGAATTTCCGGAGATAACACTTTCCCAGGTTACACAGGAACATCTGCGCCGGTTTTTGGAATTTATTGAAGAAACCGGATTGGCTGCCTACTCCCAAAGCCGGGTAGTATCCGGCATTAAATCGTTTTTTAACTATCTCATGCTGGAAAAAATCATTGAAACCGACCCATCGCTGTTGCTTGAATCACCACGATTAGGTAAAAAATTACCGGATGTTATGGACGAAAATGAAATATTGAAACTGATACAATCGGTTGATTTGTCGGAGCCTATGGGACAACGGAACCGGGCTGTTTTTGAGATTTTATACGGTTGTGGTTTGCGTGTGTCCGAACTGGTAAATCTTAAAATTTCCGATCTGCATCTTCGCCAGGGAATTATTGCCGTTACCGGAAAAGGAAATAAACAACGGTTTATTCCTGTTGGTGATGAAGCCCAAAAACATCTTCAATTATACTTACAAACTTCCCGTATTCATATTCCATTAAAAAAAGAAGCGGAAAATATCGTTTTTGTAAATCGAAGAGGCGGAAAAATGAGCCGGCAAATGATCTTTTTACTGGTGAAAAAACAAGCCGAAAAGGCAGGAATTCGTAAAAAAGTCAGTCCGCATACGTTCCGGCATTCTTTTGCCACACACCTTATTCGCCACGGAGCCGACTTACGGGCTGTGCAGGAGATGTTAGGACACGTTTCTATCAGTACCACAGAAATTTACACCCATTTAAACGATACTGATTTAAAACAAACCATTCTCCGATACCATCCCTTAAATGCGAAAAAAAACCAAGTGTGAAATACATTTCAACCTGGCTGTTAATAACTCATAGAAGAATCATTAACGAACTCAACTGTTTTTATCCGTAAATTTATATCTTTGGGCAACCAAACAAGGTAACGGCTGAAAAAAACAAGAATTTTTTTATGAACCGCTTACGTATTCTCATTGTTGAAGATATTCCTGCCGATGACAAATTGTTACGGTTCGAACTTGGCAGAGAGTTCGATTTTGATGCTGTTACCGTTGACAATAAAGAAGATTACGAAAAAAAACTCTCTGATTTTAAACCAGATGTTATTCTGTCGGATTACAATCTTCCCTCCTTTTCCGGAATGGAAGCACTGGCTATCCGGAATGAGCTTTGTCCTATCACACCATTTATTATCGTTACCGGTTCCATTAACGAAGAAATTGCCGTTAGCACAATCAAAGCCGGCGCATCAGATTATGTGACCAAAGAACATCTCATGCGTTTGAACGTAGCGGTAAAAAATGTACTTGAACAACGAAAAATACTGGAAGACAAGCTCAAAGCCGAACGCGAACTGCACCGAAGCCTGGAACAGTTCAAAAAATTTGTGGAACACGATATCTCCGGCGATTATCTTGAAACCAAAAATGAAGTAATTTACTGTAACCAGAAAGTACTTGATATTTTTGAATTTGACAGCCTGAAACAATTAAACGAATACGGTTCCAGAAATTTATACAGCAATCCCGAAGACCGGAAAAAATTTGAACAAGATATCCTGACCAAAGGGAAAATTGAAAATTTTGAAGTCCGTATGCACACCCGCACCGGAAAACCGCTGGTTGTTCTGGAAAATGCTTTTGGTGAGTTTGATGAGCAAGGAAATCTGATTCAAATACAAGGTTATCTCATCGATATTACCCAGCGAATTAAAGCTGAAGAACGGTTAAAACATTCGGAAAACCTTTTTCGTTCACTTACCGAAAATACTTCTGCCGGTATTGTTATCTATAACCTTGAACGATTTTTATATGTAAATCCGGCAGTAACCCGTCTTTTGGGCTATACGGCCGAAGAAATGAAAAAAATGTTCTTTTGGGATGTAATACATCCCGATGACAAAGCTTTTGTTAAAGAACGTGGGTTAAAACGAGTTAAACAGGAAAAAGTTCCTACTCACTATCGCTTTCGGGTAGTTTCTAAAACAGGCAAAACCATCTGGATTGATTTTACCGCCGGATATATTTGGTACGAGGGCCAAAAAGCAGGACTTGGGAGCCTTTTTGATGTTACTAAAGAAGTACAGGCTATAGAAGAAATTAAACTGCTATCCACAGCCATTACACAAAGCCCTCTTTCTGTGGTTATTACCAATCTGGAAGGTGAAATTGAATATGTTAATGACAGCTTTACAAAAGTTACCGGATATACGCTCCAGGAAGCTGTAGGGAAAAATCCACGCATACTACAAAGCAAGAAAACATCTACTAAAGTATTTAAAAGTCTGTGGAAAACACTTCAAAAAGGGAAAACCTGGCGTGGTGAATTCATCAACAAGCGAAAAAACGGGGAAATCTATTATGAATATGCGGTCATTACTCCCATAAAAGATGACCGGGGAAATGTAATCCGCTACCTCGGGATGAAAGAAGACATCACCCTGAGAAAAAAACTGGAAAAAGAGCTGAAACAAGCCAAAGAAAAAGCAGAAGAAGCCAACCGGCTAAAATCGGCTTTCCTGGCTAACATCAGCCATGAACTGCGAACCCCGTTAAATGGTATTTTAGGCTTCTCTGAATTAATTCTCGAAATGGAAGATATGGATGCCATTCGCGAAATGAGCGGTTACATTAACGAAAGTGGTCAACGTTTGCTAAGAACCCTCGACATGATCATTGCTATCTCCCGGCTCGACTCCGAAACCTATGAATTTAAACAAGAAGGAATTGATGCCATTGCCGTTTTCCGGAGAATCTACGAGAAAAAACGGGAAGAAGCAGAACGGAAAAATCTTCAGATAACTTTTCATTCCGAAATTAAAGAGTTGTATTTGATTAGTGACCGGAATGTTATTTCTGATGCACTGGAAGAAATTGTGGATAATGCCATCAAGTTTACTAACGAAGGAGAAATACGACTGTCGGCATCCAAAGCAACGAAAAACGGAAAAGACTATGTTTTGTTTATCATCAAGGATACGGGTATTGGCATATCGAAAAAAAATCAACAAACTATTTTTGACGACTTTATTCAGGTGAGCTCGGGGTACGGACGAAAATATGAAGGAAACGGACTGGGGCTCAGCCTGGCTAAAAAATATATAGAACGCATAGGTGGTTTCTTAAAATTAAATTCTAAAGAAGGAAAAGGTTCGGAATTCATGGTTTATATTCCGCTAAAATAACCTGTAAACCATTAAAATACTTTATCATGCAAACGCTTCCATCGTCTGAAAAAACAAAAAGAACAAACAAACAGCGCAAAATTTTGTATGTAGATGATGATTTACAAAGTCGCATTCTTGTCAGACATCTCATCGGCAAACATTATGATTTAACTATTTGTGCCACGGCAGAAGAAGCCTTAGCCCTGTTAAATCGAAACAAATATGACTTAATCCTGCTAGATATCAGGCTCGATGGCGAAATCAACGGCATCGATTTACTGAATACCATTAAGGCACTACCTCACCATAATAATACACCGGTTGTGGCAGTTACCGCTTTTGCATTTGCCGAAGACAAAAGATATTTACTAACCTGCGGGTTTAGCGATTATATTTCTAAACCTCTCAATCTCAATTCTTTTAAAGAAATGGTGCGGTATTACGCAAAAAAAGAAGCCGTTACAACATAAAAATTAAAGACGCAAAATTTTAAATGTTCCGTTTTCTTCCAACTTCAAAACCGTGGAAGGACGGACAGACCGCACTCGGCCGTGGTAAATATCCACCACATAATCTACTTTTTGTTTAATCACTTCCGGTATTTGTTCAAAAGTTGTAGGGGTTGGCTCTCCCGAAATATTAGCAGAAGTAGAAACTAATGGTTTTCCCAGTTTGCGGATAACTTCCACGCAGTAATCCCCCTTAACAATCCGAATAGCAATACTTCCGTCGGCAGCAATCAAATTGGAAGGTAAATTCTTCGCCCGGTTATACACAATAGTGATGGGTGATGCTGCATTGTCAATCAGATCATAAGCGATGGGAGGTATTTCTTCTACATAATCTTTCAATTTCTCTTTGGCATCCAGTAAAACAATCATGCTTTTTTGTTCCTGTCTGTTCTTTAACTGAAAGATTCGGCTCACGGCTTTCGCATTGGTAGCATCACAACCAATTCCCCACACCGTGTCGGTAGGATACAGCAGAATTTTTCCCTGCCGGAACAGACTTACCGACTTTTCAATCTCTTCGCTTAATTTTTCAGACATGACAACAGTTTTTTAACATCAATACGATTTGCACAACGAAAATGTTTTTCAGGACACGATTTTTTTCCATGTAACCCACACGGCCTGCACTTCAACACTTCATCTGTTTCTATGATAAACGAGATATCCGAAAGAGGGCCAAAACCAAAAGCCGGTACGGTGGAACAAAAAACAGCAGCCACCGGGGCATTCATGGCTGAAGCCAGATGCATAGGTGCCGAATCGTTTGTATAATTCATTTTTGCATTCCGCATCAAAGCTGCCGACTCAAGAAGCGTCAATTTCCCAGCCAGATTTAGGCTATTGGCATGTCCCGAGTTTTTGATAATCCGTTCAATTATAGTTTTTTCCTTTTCTGAGCCAAGAAAATAAACCATTAGGTCCGAATCGATACGCCGAACAAAATCGGTCCATTTTTCTTCCGGAAAAGCTTTGGTAAACCACAAACTCCCCGGAGAAAGTGTAATGTACTGCCGGGTTTTGTATTGCGACACCTTGGCATCATCGTGTTTCGATGGATATAAACGAGGCTTAAAAAGCCGGGAATCGGTAAATGGCTCTACCAATTTCTGATTCCGTTCAATTTCATGAGGACCATTCTCATCCGCTGAGATCTTGTGTTCTATACGTCGGGTAAAAAAAAGAGAAAACGGATTTTTCCGAAAACCGGTAGTATAAGAGGCTCCTGATAATGCTGTAAGTATCCCTGTGGAAGCAAAACGTTGCGTATTGACTACCAAATCATATTTTTCTTCCCGGACAAAACGCAAAAGCTCCAGCAAATTTTTATATTTCTTTTCTGATTTATCCCAAACCAGCAAATGCCGCAAATAAGGATGATTACGCAAAAGTGTTTCACTACCATTTTTTACCAAAAAATCAATTTTTGCTTTCGGAAAAAAATGGTGCAGTTTTTCAATCAGTGGCGTGGCCAAAATCACATCACCCAAAGAAGCTGTTTGTATAATCAATATCTTTTTCATTCATCCTGTTTAAACCGGCACCTGAAAATGACGCAGCGCATCGTTAAGTGACGTTTTTTTATCTGTTGAAGCTTTTCGTTTTCCAATAATCAAAGCACAGGGAACCTGATAGTCACCGGCAGGAAAATGTTTGGTATATGTTCCGGGAATAACCACCGACCGGGGCGGAACATAAGCTTTGTACTCAACAGGTTCGTCACCACTGACATCTATAATCCGGGTACTTTGCGTAAGTACGACATTGGCTCCCAACACAGCCTCCTCACCTACTCTGACACCTTCTACCACAATAGAACGTGATCCGACAAAACAATTGTTTTCAATTATCACAGGAGCTGCCTGAACCGGCTCAAGTACTCCTCCAATTCCTACACCTCCGCTTAAATGAACATTTTTCCCAATCTGTGCACATGATCCTACAGTAGCCCAGGTATCCACCATCGTTCCACTGTCCACAAAAGCGCCAATATTCACATACGACGGCATCATTACCACTCCCGGTGCAAGATAAGCACCGTAACGGGCCAGTGCATGCGGAACCACCCGCACATTTAACGCTGCATAATTCTTTTTTAACGGAATTTTGTCATGAAACTCAAACATTCCTACCTCTTGGGTTTCCATTTGTCGCAACGGAAAATAAAGAATCACCGCCTTTTTTATCCACTCATTAACTTTCCATGTATCACCATCAGGTTCGGCAACACGCAATTTTCCCCGGTCAAGCAAATCCACCGTTTCCATCACAGCGTTTTTAACTTCCTGATTTTCTAATAGTTCTCTATTTTCCCACGCTTCATTAATTAGCGTTTCAATATTTTTCATGCGTACTAAATTTGGAAACTAAAATAAACAAAACCCCAATAGTACAGACAAAAATTTTTACCCCGGAATTAAAAAAATGAAAGTGAATCATCGGATTGACTTTTCGATAAAAATTCAATACTTTTAGGGGCCAGAAAACCAAAAAACCCTTTAAAAATCATGTTTGCCCCTGCTTATTTCTCGTGGAAGCGATTTCAGCGGATATTTTTTACCCTGGCCTTTCTGTTGTTTCTGACACCTTTTCTTTTGGCCGGTGGATTGTGGGAACCAGCCGGAGCCCGCTCTGCGGGATTGGATAGATGTTCTACAGCCCTCTCAGATGTATGGAGTATCGAAAACAATCCGGCAGGAATCGCCGGCATCCTCCACTTTTCTGCCGCCATGGGATTTCAAAACAGCTATTTATCCCCGCACCTTGGCACAGCAGATGTCGCTGTGATTTACCCGGTAAAATCCGGAACCTTCGGAATGAATATGCGCTATTTCGGATATTCTCTCTATCACGAAATGAAAGCCGGATTAGGCTATGCCCGTCAGCTGAGTCATAATATCCGGCTGGGGGTACGTATGGATTATCTGCAAACCGCTTTTGGCGATATTTACGGACATCATTCCAATTTTACCTTCGCTTTGGGATTACAGGTTGCTATCAGCCGGAACACAACGATGGGACTCTATCTCTTTAATCCGGTACGGGTAAAATTAACCCGTCAATCGCCTGAAAAGACTCCGGCACTGTTTCGTTTTGGAATTGCTTATCGTTTTTCACCGAACCTGTTGACAACATTTGAGGCCGAAAAGAATACCAACTGGCAACCCATTGTAATACGGGGAGGAATAGAATATCAAACCCAAAAAGAATTCTTTTTCAGAGCAGGAATTGCTTCTTCCGGCGATATTTTCGCTTTTGGTTTCGGATGGCACCTAAAAAAGATGCAATTCGACCTGAGCACAACCCTGCACCAATCGCTGGGTTTTTCGCCGGAGGCCTCCCTGAATTTATCGTTCTGACATGAAGCAATTCATAAAATATGTTTTTTTATTTCTGATCATTTCCGGCTGGAACACTTTCGGAAAGCTACATGCTCAGCAGCAGGATACCATCCGGTACAATCTAAATTTTATTACCAGCAAGCTGGAAAATCTTTCGCGGCAAACCAAATACCCGGTAGATTATTCCGATTTGACAGATGCTCTTATTTACTATGCAGCTCATCCCATTAATATAAACAGTCCGGAAGTCAAAAAACTGTTGGAGCTTCATTTACTTAATGAATTTCAACTCAGCGCCTTGGAAAATTACATCCACCAATATGGATGGATATACAGTGTGTATGAACTACAATATATCAATGGTTTTACTACACAAACCATCCGGAAAATTTCTCCTTTCACCAAAACAGGAAAACCCCAAAAACCAAGGGACTTTCATTGGAAAAATATTCTTCGGTACAGCCATCAAAATATTATTTTACGTTATGGTCAGGTTTTAGAAAAATCGATGGGTTACCGCCGGCCTGCCGACTCTGCTATCCGGTATCCGGGCACCGATTATTTGGGCAGTCCCCAACATCTTTACCTGCGCTATGCTTTCCGGTCTTCTGACTTTGTCAGGATGGGAGTAACAATGGATAAAGATGCCGGAGAAGTACTTTGGTCTCCCCGGTTTAACGACAGCCTGAAAAAACAATTGGGAAGTCATTTCCCCCGTTTTCCGGACTTTTTCTCCGCTTTCATAACCATTGCTCATGTTGGCATCGTGCAAAAAGCCATCATTGGCGATTATCATCTGGAATTCGGACAAGGGCTGTGTTTATGGTCGGGACTCACTTTCGGTAAATCTGCCGAAACCACACAGATAAAATATTACGGAACAGGCATCCGGCCCAATACAGCATCCAACGAAAGCCGTTTTTTGCGGGGAGCTGCCGTTACACTGGGGAAAAAGAATTTTGCGCTAACGCTGTTCTATTCTCAACATAAAATTGACGGGACCCTTTTTGTTTCTCCGGTTTCGCAACAAGAAGAAATATCAGCTCTCCCGGAAAGCGGATTACACAGAACCCTTCGGGAACTGCTTCATAAAAACACAGTGACTATTTCAGCAGCAGGCGGACACCTAAATTATTCCGGAAAAAGCTGGCAGGTTGGAGCCACTTTTTACCAAACCCGGTTAAGTTTACCACTCGAACCCGATACACAACTTTACCGGATTTATGATTTCCGGGGAAAAACATTCACCAACGCTTCTGTTGACTTTTCGGGAATGGTCAACCGGTTTTCTTTCTTTGGTGAGCTGGCTGCCAATCCGGGAAAAGCTTTTGCCGGAACAACAGGATTTAATTTCTATCCGGACGACCGGCTGTCTTTTGTGCTGGCATATCGCTATTTATCCCCCGATTATCAAGTTATTTACGCCTCTCCATTTATGGAATCAGAACGTCCTCATAACGAAGAAGGAATTTATGTAGGAATTAAAATGCTGTTGTCCCCTTTGTTCACTTTCTCGGCTTACGCCGATTATTACCGTTTCCCCTGGCTCCGGTTTAGAATAAATGCCCCTTCCAATGGGAAAGCTTTTTTAGCCCAACTTGATCTGCTGGCTTCTTCCCGCCTGAACATGTTTGTTCGCCTGCGTTATGGCAACCGCGAAGAGAATTTAATCTCTCCGGATTCGTATCAGATTCCTTTGGCCAACAAAAGCCTGTACGACATACGGTATGTTTTACATTTCTCTCCCATCCCCCTTTTCACTCTGCAAACGCGCATTGAATATATTAATTATCAAAAAGATAAAGATCAAGAAGTGGGGTTTTTAACACTACAAGATGTTGCCTTTCATTTTCAAAAACTTCCATTGACGATCAACATGCGTTATGCACTTTTTGATACGGATGACTGGAATAGCCGGATTTATGCTTACGAAAACGATGTGCTGTACGCTTTTTCCGTTTTGCCTTACTATAACAAAGGGCAGCGAATTTATTTGTTATTGCATTACCACATACATTCATTTCTCCATTTTTGGTTAAAAATCGGACGAACGACTTTTTTTAACCAAAATCACGTTTCTTCCGGAGCCGACCGGATTCCGGTTCCCCACAAAACGACTCTCCGGTTTCAAATCATGGCAAAATTTTAGTTTTTCTCAAGAAACAAAAACCCCTCTCTCACTTCAGTCACTTTTTGCTGGTTTTTTTATATCAGATCCCACCAATAAAAAAAGTCGCCAAAAAGGCGACTTTTCTATTTTCAATAAACAGTATGTCTGCCTAAAGGTACTGCTCCAGTTTATTTACCAGAACCTGTTTAGGCACTGATCCCACCTGTTTATCCACTACTTCTCCGTTTTTAAAGAAAAGAATAGTGGGAATATTACGAATGCCATAACGCCGGGCAACAGCCGGATTATGATCAACATCCAACTTGCCTACCATAACCTTGTCGGCATATTCTTCGCCAATTTCCTGAACGATCGGGCCGATAACACGGCATGGACCACACCAAACTGCCCAAAAATCAACAATAACGAGTTTATCGGAATGCAGTACCAGTGCGTCAAAATTTGCATCTGTGAATTCTAAAGCCATTTTTTTCTTTTTTTTGATTGATGGCAAAAATATAAAAGAATTAAATACCGCTACCGGTCAAATGTATTTTTCTGTTAAATCTGCAGGCAAGTTAACAAGCTGTATGTCCTGCATTTAAAAATCCTTCAAAAAAGGAAAACAACCTCAGGAAAAAAAGAAACAGTAAATAAAAAAACTGCCTGCAAAAACAGACAGTTTTTTATTTTTCTGGGTGGAAGATGGGACTTGAACCCACGACCCTCGGAACCACAATCCGATGCTCTAACCAACTGAGCTACATCCACCGTTTCAGGGGCGCAAATATACAACATTTTTCTTTTTTTAAAAGAACTGTAAAAATTTTTAGAAAAAATTTAACTCCTTTAAAAAAAGATTTCATACTGATGTTTTTTTACTTTTGGCACAATGTTTCAAGCAAGAAAAAAAGAGTACACCTCCGGTTCACTTTCCAGGCTTGCCTGGCAAAAGTTCAGGAAAAATATACAAGGTATGGCTGCACTTAGTGTTATCGGACTGGCCATACTGGTGGGACTATTTGCTTACCTTATTATTCCGGATGCTACACCAAACGCCAACCGGCAAAATCTGGCCCTTACCACTCAAAAACCCGGCTTCAGCGTAAAAATGTTGCTGGTACGAAAAAATAATCCGGTAGAACAAAAAGGCCTTCTCCATAAAATACTGGAAGGACA
The sequence above is drawn from the Candidatus Sulfidibacterium hydrothermale genome and encodes:
- a CDS encoding acyl-CoA dehydrogenase family protein, which translates into the protein MVDFSLEPKQIELQEKVRDFAQRELVPNARKYDESAEFPWDIVKKAYAEGLMNGPIPVEYGGHGHNIFESALASEELGAGCVGIGICMDANTLALTPLLLGASEEQKKRFFGQIVESQGVAAYALTEPNAGSDVAGIRSTAILHGDKYILNGHKRFITNGAVSEFITVFAMVDPQKGARSLSAFVVPTKSPGVKIVSNLKKMGQRASVQTEFIFEDVEVPKENLVGGEGQGFILAMKTFERTRTGVAALSVGNARAAYETAKEWAKNRIQFGKPITANQGVSFMLADMATEVEAARLVTWYSAWAYDHGQKSKNLLSAMAKMYASDVAMKVTTDAVQVMAGEGYSTDYLVEKMMRDAKLCQIYEGTNQVQRLVIGKGILR
- the xerD gene encoding site-specific tyrosine recombinase XerD translates to MSENIYIKGYAVYLRLERALSDNTVDAYLHDVKLLFSFLESEFPEITLSQVTQEHLRRFLEFIEETGLAAYSQSRVVSGIKSFFNYLMLEKIIETDPSLLLESPRLGKKLPDVMDENEILKLIQSVDLSEPMGQRNRAVFEILYGCGLRVSELVNLKISDLHLRQGIIAVTGKGNKQRFIPVGDEAQKHLQLYLQTSRIHIPLKKEAENIVFVNRRGGKMSRQMIFLLVKKQAEKAGIRKKVSPHTFRHSFATHLIRHGADLRAVQEMLGHVSISTTEIYTHLNDTDLKQTILRYHPLNAKKNQV
- a CDS encoding PAS domain S-box protein, which encodes MNRLRILIVEDIPADDKLLRFELGREFDFDAVTVDNKEDYEKKLSDFKPDVILSDYNLPSFSGMEALAIRNELCPITPFIIVTGSINEEIAVSTIKAGASDYVTKEHLMRLNVAVKNVLEQRKILEDKLKAERELHRSLEQFKKFVEHDISGDYLETKNEVIYCNQKVLDIFEFDSLKQLNEYGSRNLYSNPEDRKKFEQDILTKGKIENFEVRMHTRTGKPLVVLENAFGEFDEQGNLIQIQGYLIDITQRIKAEERLKHSENLFRSLTENTSAGIVIYNLERFLYVNPAVTRLLGYTAEEMKKMFFWDVIHPDDKAFVKERGLKRVKQEKVPTHYRFRVVSKTGKTIWIDFTAGYIWYEGQKAGLGSLFDVTKEVQAIEEIKLLSTAITQSPLSVVITNLEGEIEYVNDSFTKVTGYTLQEAVGKNPRILQSKKTSTKVFKSLWKTLQKGKTWRGEFINKRKNGEIYYEYAVITPIKDDRGNVIRYLGMKEDITLRKKLEKELKQAKEKAEEANRLKSAFLANISHELRTPLNGILGFSELILEMEDMDAIREMSGYINESGQRLLRTLDMIIAISRLDSETYEFKQEGIDAIAVFRRIYEKKREEAERKNLQITFHSEIKELYLISDRNVISDALEEIVDNAIKFTNEGEIRLSASKATKNGKDYVLFIIKDTGIGISKKNQQTIFDDFIQVSSGYGRKYEGNGLGLSLAKKYIERIGGFLKLNSKEGKGSEFMVYIPLK
- a CDS encoding response regulator, giving the protein MQTLPSSEKTKRTNKQRKILYVDDDLQSRILVRHLIGKHYDLTICATAEEALALLNRNKYDLILLDIRLDGEINGIDLLNTIKALPHHNNTPVVAVTAFAFAEDKRYLLTCGFSDYISKPLNLNSFKEMVRYYAKKEAVTT
- a CDS encoding L-threonylcarbamoyladenylate synthase; its protein translation is MSEKLSEEIEKSVSLFRQGKILLYPTDTVWGIGCDATNAKAVSRIFQLKNRQEQKSMIVLLDAKEKLKDYVEEIPPIAYDLIDNAASPITIVYNRAKNLPSNLIAADGSIAIRIVKGDYCVEVIRKLGKPLVSTSANISGEPTPTTFEQIPEVIKQKVDYVVDIYHGRVRSVRPSTVLKLEENGTFKILRL
- a CDS encoding glycosyltransferase family 9 protein, with the translated sequence MKKILIIQTASLGDVILATPLIEKLHHFFPKAKIDFLVKNGSETLLRNHPYLRHLLVWDKSEKKYKNLLELLRFVREEKYDLVVNTQRFASTGILTALSGASYTTGFRKNPFSLFFTRRIEHKISADENGPHEIERNQKLVEPFTDSRLFKPRLYPSKHDDAKVSQYKTRQYITLSPGSLWFTKAFPEEKWTDFVRRIDSDLMVYFLGSEKEKTIIERIIKNSGHANSLNLAGKLTLLESAALMRNAKMNYTNDSAPMHLASAMNAPVAAVFCSTVPAFGFGPLSDISFIIETDEVLKCRPCGLHGKKSCPEKHFRCANRIDVKKLLSCLKN
- a CDS encoding 2,3,4,5-tetrahydropyridine-2,6-dicarboxylate N-succinyltransferase: MKNIETLINEAWENRELLENQEVKNAVMETVDLLDRGKLRVAEPDGDTWKVNEWIKKAVILYFPLRQMETQEVGMFEFHDKIPLKKNYAALNVRVVPHALARYGAYLAPGVVMMPSYVNIGAFVDSGTMVDTWATVGSCAQIGKNVHLSGGVGIGGVLEPVQAAPVIIENNCFVGSRSIVVEGVRVGEEAVLGANVVLTQSTRIIDVSGDEPVEYKAYVPPRSVVIPGTYTKHFPAGDYQVPCALIIGKRKASTDKKTSLNDALRHFQVPV
- a CDS encoding PorV/PorQ family protein; this encodes MFAPAYFSWKRFQRIFFTLAFLLFLTPFLLAGGLWEPAGARSAGLDRCSTALSDVWSIENNPAGIAGILHFSAAMGFQNSYLSPHLGTADVAVIYPVKSGTFGMNMRYFGYSLYHEMKAGLGYARQLSHNIRLGVRMDYLQTAFGDIYGHHSNFTFALGLQVAISRNTTMGLYLFNPVRVKLTRQSPEKTPALFRFGIAYRFSPNLLTTFEAEKNTNWQPIVIRGGIEYQTQKEFFFRAGIASSGDIFAFGFGWHLKKMQFDLSTTLHQSLGFSPEASLNLSF
- the trxA gene encoding thioredoxin — translated: MALEFTDANFDALVLHSDKLVIVDFWAVWCGPCRVIGPIVQEIGEEYADKVMVGKLDVDHNPAVARRYGIRNIPTILFFKNGEVVDKQVGSVPKQVLVNKLEQYL